A DNA window from Molothrus ater isolate BHLD 08-10-18 breed brown headed cowbird chromosome 2, BPBGC_Mater_1.1, whole genome shotgun sequence contains the following coding sequences:
- the NSUN3 gene encoding tRNA (cytosine(34)-C(5))-methyltransferase, mitochondrial isoform X2, with the protein MRGPALPLARRAGAALGLGRAAGQDPGQLEKKAKGKLQKQICQVVLDHFEKQYTAELGDAWSSVRDVLTSPWCWQHAVLLNRFSQSPGLESSLAEQGYHPAFPAALPYLPAAFRCYTRTAPGRFPAQKHQPGRLKEYYLLNAASLLPVLALEVKDGEDVLDLCAAPGGKSVAILQCACPGHFHCNEYDDLRSRWLEQTIESFIPDPFINLITVSKLDGRQIGDLQPEFYDKVLVDAPCSNDRSWLFSADPQQAVLRLMQRKELSSLQFQLLRFKEIKAKPLTCGSYCHKVSGLL; encoded by the exons ATGCGgggcccggcgctgccgctcGCCCGCCGTGCCGGGGCCGCgctggggctgggccgggcGGCCGGGCAGGACCCGGGGCAG CTGGAAAAGAAGGCAAAAGGGAAGCTCCAGAAGCAGATCTGCCAGGTGGTTCTGGATCACTTCGAGAAGCAGTACAcggcagagctgggagatgcaTGGAGCAGTGTCAG AGACGTGCTGACCTCACCGTGGTGCTGGCAGCATGCCGTGCTGCTGAACAG GTTCAGCCAGAGCCCTGGCCTGGAGAGtagcctggctgagcagggataccatcctgccttcccagcagccctgccctaCCTCCCTGCAGCCTTCAGGTGTTACACCAGGACAGCTCCTGGCAGATTCCCTGCACAgaagcaccagcctggcaggctGAAGGAGTATTACCTGCTCAATGCTGCCTCGCTGCTGCCCGTGCTGGCCTTGGAGGTGAAGGATGGGGAAGATGTTCTGGATCTCTGTGCTGCACCAGGGGGCAAATCTGTAGCTATCCTGCAGTGTGCCTGTCCAG GTCATTTTCACTGTAATGAATATGATGATTTGAGGTCAAGATGGTTGGAGCAGACAATAGAATCCTTCATCCCAGATCCTTTTATTAACTTGATAACAGTCTCTAAACTGGATGGTAGACAGATTGGAGATCTTCAGCCTGAATTTTATGACAAG GTCCTGGTTGATGCTCCTTGTTCAAATGACAGAAGTTGGCTCTTCTCTGCTGACCCTCAGCAAGCTGTGCTCAGGCTCATGCAAAGGAAGGAGTTGTCCTCCCTGCAGTTCCAGCTTCTAAG